A genomic region of Plasmodium malariae genome assembly, chromosome: 14 contains the following coding sequences:
- the PmUG01_14081200 gene encoding conserved Plasmodium protein, unknown function has protein sequence MKIIYEYKKEYYELLLNEENVDDNVIECIEKNSNKCDYDISPYVEEMNTDLLNFEQFICCKKKRKGRNGKRDGTIKLNDKYDENEEYDEEGGIRSCDITNRKIYLKYKIYFERKNYLVKQGDIYGADYLLYVTKEKYTHSLYAVYFIKKHNVFRDLIRILRLVCTIKKKAVLILQRDTDSSDISNNVVFVKGYIYKELGEKTKQKKAKQTGAK, from the coding sequence atgaaaattatatatgaatataaaaaagagtatTATGAGTTGTTGCTTAACGAAGAAAATGTTGATGATAATGTTATAGAGTGTATTGAAAAAAACTCAAATAAATGTGATTATGATATATCACCATATGTTGAAGAAATGAATACAGATTTACTAAATTTTGAGCAATTTATCTGttgcaaaaaaaagagaaaaggaCGAAATGGCAAAAGGGATGGCACTATTAAACTTAATGATAAATATGAcgaaaatgaagaatatgATGAAGAGGGGGGCATACGCTCGTGTGATATTACCAATAGAAAGATATacttgaaatataaaatatatttcgaaAGGAAGAATTATCTTGTTAAGCAAGGTGATATATATGGAGctgattatttattatacgtAACAAAGGAAAAATACACACATTCCCTTTATGccgtttattttataaaaaagcataatGTATTTAGGGatttaataagaatattaaGATTAGTATGCACAATTAAAAAGAAGgctgttttaattttacagcGGGATACTGACTCTTCCGATATTTCCAATAACGTAGTTTTTGTGAaagggtatatatataaagaactGGGGGAAAAAACTAAACAGAAAAAAGCGAAACAAACTGGagcaaaatga
- the PmUG01_14081300 gene encoding methyltransferase, putative, giving the protein MRPFFDSDIVVNFNLSEEAVQNEKRIIENNRRVLRDYQKEKLILEGKKNWDKFYNHYKSNFFKDRKWIKVEFDNIFKENNTFVESKSNTSVESKSNTSVESKSNTSVESKSNTSVESKSNTSVESKSNDKLKETETKSEGKLILEIGCGVGNSLIPLLLEYEDFNFIGIDFSKNAINILNDKWKSIVNRNNKLKEVQVVGETADVLMNSHKALVGDNKKYGKKYEKKIEKKNEKNTEKTHQNVEWTDKHILNGKIIEDHFSNGSSYDVYLIDDHSTSEQSENCSHMYEMKSYKKLGNLLKACVVDITVDEESSTNVCTFGTVDVILLIYVLSSVQPDKMIKVINNCYKYLKKGGYVLLRDYGLYDLTQVRFANKREKKISENFYVRGDKTFVYFFTTEYLHDLFCQNDLFEEVQNKYITRIVKNRKRHLEMKRIWVQSIFRKK; this is encoded by the coding sequence ATGAGGCCTTTCTTCGATTCTGACATTGTAGTAAATTTTAATCTTTCAGAAGAGGCAGTTCAAAATGAGAAGAgaattattgaaaataataggAGAGTTTTACGAGACTATCAAAAGGAAAAACTGATACTTGAAGGGAAAAAGAATTGggataaattttataatcattataaaagcaatttttttaaagataggAAATGGATAAAAGTAGAATTtgataacatttttaaggaaaataatacTTTCGTTGAAAGTAAAAGCAATACATCAGTTGAAAGTAAAAGCAATACGTCAGTTGAAAGTAAAAGCAATACATCAGTTGAAAGTAAAAGCAATACATCAGTTGAAAGTAAAAGTAATACATCAGTTGAAAGTAAAAGTAATGACAAATTAAAAGAGACAGAAACAAAGAGTGAAGGTAAACTTATTTTAGAAATTGGATGTGGTGTGGGAAATTCGTTAATCCCACTGTTATTAGAATATGAAGATTTTAATTTCATAGGTATagatttttcaaaaaatgcaataaatattttgaatgaTAAATGGAAAAGTATTGTAAACAGgaacaataaattaaaagaagttCAAGTAGTTGGGGAGACAGCCGATGTATTAATGAATAGCCATAAAGCACTTGTAGGAGATAATAAGAAGTATGGAAAGAAGTATGAAAAGAAGATTGAAAAGAAGAATGAAAAGAATACTGAAAAGACGCATCAAAATGTTGAATGGACGGATAAGCATATATTGAATGGTAAGATTATAGAAGATCATTTCTCAAACGGTAGTAGCTATGACGTTTATTTGATCGATGATCACAGTACATCAGAACAGAGTGAAAATTGCAGTCATATGTACGAAATGAAgagttataaaaaattggGAAATTTGCTTAAGGCATGTGTAGTAGATATAACAGTTGATGAAGAATCTTCAACAAATGTGTGCACCTTTGGAACAGTAGATgttattttgcttatttatGTCTTATCATCTGTGCAGCCAGATAAAATGATTAAAGTAATTAATAATTGTTAtaagtatttaaaaaaaggagggTATGTTTTATTAAGAGATTACGGTTTATATGATTTAACGCAAGTGCGATTTGCtaataaaagagaaaaaaaaatatcagaAAATTTTTACGTGCGAGGGGATAAAACTtttgtttacttttttacaaCTGAATATTTGCATGATTTGTTCTGTCAGAATGATTTGTTTGAAGAAGTtcagaataaatatataaccaggattgttaaaaataggaaaagaCATTTAGAAATGAAGAGAATTTGGGTCCAGTCCATCTTTAGGAAGAAGTAG
- the RBM22 gene encoding pre-mRNA-splicing factor RBM22, putative — translation MDRFGHNIRADVKKQGYENCDLPILCETCLGENPYVRLIREENGKECKICKNVFTHFRWKPGEKARYKQTVICNMCAKVKNVCQTCLFDLEYNLPVQVRDKFLETSITLPENETNKNFFLEQMEKNLSSNTYNKMNHINMDLSKLKRYDPYFKRNMARVCSFWRKNACNRGDECPYLHKEIHFDKSLFNQNIKSRYTGENDVLAEKILKKYNNKYTDDNFTKNKICIHGINESVSQINIRECFKKFGEIKSFKMIPKDSKLFISYADPLSAKNAAEKYKDGLELNGSNLMITLQDQTHNNTLAVAACGSTNITASYNHSEGYNTRDYKNQRHNNHRNNCQRNNCQRNNNQDNKTIHQNQGNFVPPPQGMMMGMSHMHFPNYGNNINPISSNTVPYSSMVPSVAEQRK, via the coding sequence ATGGATAGGTTTGGGCATAATATTCGGGCGGATGTTAAAAAGCAGGGTTATGAGAACTGCGATTTGCCAATTTTATGTGAAACATGCTTAGGAGAAAATCCATATGTTCGATTAATAAGAGAAGAGAATGGAAAAGaatgtaaaatatgtaaaaacgTGTTTACTCATTTTAGATGGAAACCAGGTGAGAAGGCTCGATATAAACAAACAGTTATTTGTAATATGTGtgcaaaagtaaaaaatgtatgccAAACATGTTTATTTGATTTAGAATATAATTTACCTGTACAAGTTCGGGACAAATTTCTTGAAACGAGTATTACGTTACCagaaaatgaaacaaataaaaattttttcctagaacaaatggaaaaaaatttatcatcaaatacatataataaaatgaatcatataaatatggaTTTGTCAAAATTGAAAAGATATGatccatattttaaaagaaatatggcACGTGTATGTAGTTTTTGGAGGAAAAATGCATGTAATCGTGGTGATGAATGTCCATATCTTCATAAAGAAATACATTTTGATAAATCCTTATttaatcaaaatataaaaagtagaTATACAGGAGAGAACGATGTGTTagcagaaaaaatattaaaaaaatataataacaaatatacagatgataattttacaaaaaataaaatttgtattcATGGAATTAACGAATCAGTTAGTCAAATAAATATCAGggaatgttttaaaaaatttggagaaataaaatcatttaaaatGATACCCAAGGATTCTAAGTTGTTTATTTCATATGCGGATCCTTTATCTGCAAAAAATGCTGCAGAGAAGTATAAGGACGGGTTGGAATTAAATGGGAGCAATTTGATGATCACGTTGCAGGACCAAACGCACAATAACACCCTCGCTGTTGCAGCGTGTGGAAGTACTAATATCACTGCGAGTTATAATCATAGTGAAGGCTATAATACTCGAGACTATAAGAATCAAAGGCACAATAATCATAGGAACAACTGCCAAAGGAACAACTGCCAAAGGAACAATAATCAGGATAACAAGACTATTCATCAAAACCAAGGTAATTTTGTACCCCCTCCTCAGGGCATGATGATGGGTATGTCACACATGCACTTCCCGAACTATGGAAATAACATCAATCCAATTTCTTCAAATACCGTTCCTTATTCGTCTATGGTTCCTTCGGTAGCAGAACAGAGGAAGTAG
- the PmUG01_14081500 gene encoding conserved Plasmodium protein, unknown function produces MSFLKIVYLIVMPLGIILLMSCLLKIKLLVKFSYSFCRKQIGDTPIRIVTVILILNFMLFITESYKLRYGVNQIRNPNDLMPSISSEYFKIYKWRHERNWWIGLSNLCIWLMLWRSTGIINHYIRYLDQRKKQMKLL; encoded by the coding sequence ATgtcctttttaaaaattgtgtaTTTGATCGTAATGCCGTTAGGAATAATCCTACTGATGTCTTgtttactaaaaataaaattacttgTAAAGTTTAGCTATTCTTTTTGTAGAAAGCAAATAGGAGATACACCCATAAGaatagtaacagtaatactaattttaaattttatgttatttattactGAATCCTATAAATTGAGATATGGCGTAAACCAAATACGAAATCCGAACGACTTGATGCCATCCATATCATcggaatattttaaaatatacaaatggAGGCATGAGAGGAACTGGTGGATTGGCTTAtcaaatttatgtatatggtTAATGTTATGGAGGTCAACAGGAATTATTAATCATTATATTAGGTATCTAGATCAGAGGAAAAAGCAGATGAAACTTTTGTAA
- the PmUG01_14081600 gene encoding conserved Plasmodium protein, unknown function, translated as MKRITDFYIYSKDRSATVFNLTKNVETKKKKSKSSWLEKLCCEFEKTKNDTLEYFTIIKNKWKNNISSCKFPTFFNYYNSKYRNFPWYKKLYYILKDQVYKLLNIRQAEKMEKVQVEKEEKGEEEEMKRHELYTDENKITRDFISYENLDYKNKQKQKNSGDSIFRKYREKLRKTKENETYLSERSKSELVKRNTSSSSSCITGFISHKKIVDDVNTLIDTSSLVDKVNENSCGPKNIKDVDSNNIINNKYKNMNSFLNVEKSPKFNIKNTWEKLSGYIS; from the coding sequence atgaaaaggataaCTGACTTTTATATCTACTCAAAGGACAGATCAGCAACAGTTTTTAActtaacaaaaaatgtagaaacgaaaaaaaagaagagtaAATCAAGTTGGCTAGAAAAACTCTGCTGTGAATTTGAGAAAACGAAAAATGATACACTtgaatattttacaattataaaaaataagtggaaaaataatatcagCAGTTGTAAATTTCCAACCTTTTTTAACTATTATAATTCGAAATATAGAAATTTTCCATGgtataaaaagttatattatatattaaaagatcAAGTTTACAAATTGTTGAATATTAGACAAGctgaaaaaatggaaaaagtaCAAGtcgaaaaagaagaaaaaggagaagaggaagaaatgAAAAGACATGAATTATACAcagatgaaaataaaataaccaGAGATTTTATTAGTTACGAAAACTTAGACtacaaaaacaaacaaaaacaaaagaattCAGGTGATTCAATATTTAGGAAATATAGAGAAAAGTTGAGAAAAACtaaagaaaatgaaacatATCTTAGTGAACGCAGTAAATCAGAATTGGTTAAAAGAAATACCTCTTCTTCTAGTAGTTGTATCACAGGATTCATaagtcataaaaaaattgtggaCGATGTCAATACATTAATAGATACAAGTTCGTTAGTAGACAAGGTGAATGAAAATTCCTGTGGTCCAAAAAACATTAAAGATGTAGATAGCAACAACataattaacaataaatataagaatatgaatagttttttaaatgttgAAAAGTCCcctaaatttaatattaaaaatacttgGGAAAAGTTAAGCGGATATATTTCGTAA
- the PmUG01_14081700 gene encoding bax inhibitor 1, putative, whose translation MYNQNGRENNTGAGGAPTGQSYGAVYNHGSYNYNYGQGKVNNEQKGYYYDTPGTATAANGGLYDEYSLNEFSSTKIRHGFIRKVYSILSIQLLITFGFSILAVLHKPFNAFIITNYTLFFVLGILLSLPIMITLACSPYIARKYPTNYFLLLLITIGMTLIVTLASARTNSEIFFYAFGTTSVVVVGLTIFAFQTKWDFTGWYVFLFMAFLILIVLGIVGIFVRSKIFNLVFAGISAFLLSISIIVDTQLIIGGKHKKYEFSVDDYIFATLALYMDIINLFLSILSIFSNTE comes from the coding sequence ATGTACAACCAGAACGGAAGAGAAAATAATACTGGTGCAGGTGGGGCCCCTACTGGGCAAAGTTATGGAGCTGTTTACAACCATGGATCATACAACTATAACTATGGACAAGGAAAAGTAAACAATGAACAAAAGGGTTATTACTATGACACTCCAGGTACTGCTACAGCAGCTAATGGTGGATTGTACGATGAATATTCACTAAATGAATTTTCTTCAACAAAGATTAGACATGGTTTCATTAGAAAAGTATATTCGATCTTATCTATCCAACTCCTTATTACCTTTGGATTTTCCATATTAGCAGTTTTACATAAACCTTTTAACGCATTTATAATTACCAACTATACTTTGTTTTTTGTGTTGGGTATATTGTTAAGTTTACCTATAATGATTACTTTAGCTTGTTCACCATATATAGCCAGAAAATACCCAACTAACTATTTTCTATTACTGTTAATAACGATCGGAATGACATTAATTGTTACATTAGCTAGTGCAAGAACAAATTCagagatttttttttatgcatttgGAACAACGTCAGTTGTAGTTGTTGGGTTAACCATTTTTGCTTTTCAAACTAAATGGGATTTCACTGGGTGGtacgtttttctttttatggcatttttaatattaatagtcCTTGGTATTGTAGGAATTTTTGTCCGaagtaaaattttcaatttagTTTTTGCAGGAATTAGTGCTTTTCTTTTATCCATCTCAATTATTGTTGATACCCAACTTATTATTGGaggaaaacataaaaaatatgaattttcaGTGGAcgattatatttttgctaCGTTAGCCTTATATATGGacattattaatttgtttctTTCCatattatcaattttttcaaatacagaatga
- the PmUG01_14081800 gene encoding conserved Plasmodium protein, unknown function yields MNSRFYCIIFYALSLIVYVIIIYSINNYERYNIPSERLRSSSNFVQNVYKNGNNMNNVEVEKKFNSNICINLLIVTACSNKETIDSFGVRLKEFIDEQVNANNKEKLTSHRLFDIKDLFFINSHLINKDIIKNAENGKYSDICEKILLSKNKVHEFISNTYYIYLNENTKEEEQDLSFTLSTTNIIEIYYNKFEQDEKKEKEIEKEIEKEINKEIEKEIKKERNKEIEKEIKKERNKEIENEIKKEINKEINKEIKKEIKKEINKEINKKKKKKKNYEQFIKEIWNVVKNSFFFKTDKKRLLHFVPELELNFYLASSLYNEQNYKIKKYDTGQNQWKYGYKNNDSGLSKNLDCMDQEEQNKEGKNGSSNKNGKTFMNGVNPPVFIASWDFYNNFYYPYMRNFIEKLLNIFQINIYEQIISNIDLFKISERDDVYIKKEKKTDERNNTRLILLDRVTKFTNIFDEVMFDNILKKPTYEIPKNINLISIFPNGQEIYFYNNLNEKIETAVSFMEWGVIYINNFFNRLNNIDKRKKIIDVSGQSHIISGIFVSNIRGFLGLCANFPDCVHNIFNSDTYQIEYVKTYSRDNESSFSYIITTYDGFSFSFIYDIPLKSGISDYETLVLAREAYTYYIVEALNNVQKFVDISNMSIYIRIPLHTRDVYNNILNNIDCSLDYMTGKKCRVHHIDRAVEKSFHSHLKDNGDGTNNSVMRKREIYFKAAVTLAQSAYQDSLQLLKDDTISIYDILSKDFLLASVLPILIPYIIPVTIALCRELFKGFKKKKMKSD; encoded by the exons atgAATTCAAGATTTTATTGCATCATATTTTATGCATTGTCCCTTATTGTATATgtgataattatatattctataaataattatgaaaggTATAATATTCCATCTGAAAGGTTAAGAAGTTCCAGTAATTTTGTCCAAAATGTGTACAAAAATGGGAATAACATGAATAATGTTGaggtggaaaaaaaatttaactcCAATATATGCATTAATTTACTAATCGTTACTGCGTGTAGTAACAAGGAAACAATTGACTCATTTGGGGTTAGACTAAAAGAATTTATTGATGAACAAGTTAAtgcaaataataaagaaaagctAACTTCACACAGattatttgatataaaagatcttttttttattaattcacatttaattaataaggatataattaaaaatgcggaaaatggaaaatattcTGATATTTgcgaaaaaatattgttgtcaaaaaataaagttcaTGAATTTATTAGCAATacgtattatatttatttaaatgaaaacacGAAAGAAGAAGAACAGGACTTATCTTTTACCTTATCAACAACGAATATTattgaaatttattataataaatttgaacaggatgaaaaaaaagaaaaagaaatagagaAAGAAATAGAGaaggaaataaataaagaaatagagaaagaaataaagaaagaaagaaataaagaaatagagaaagaaataaagaaagaaagaaataaagaaatagagaacgaaataaagaaagaaataaataaagaaataaataaagaaataaagaaagaaataaagaaagaaataaataaagaaataaataaaaaaaaaaaaaaaaaaaaaaattatgaacagttcataaaagaaatttgGAATGTGGtaaaaaattcctttttttttaaaacggATAAGAAGAGGTTGTTACATTTTGTTCCAGAACttgaattaaatttttatttagctAGTAGCCTTTATAATGAgcaaaattacaaaataaaaaaatatgatactGGACAAAATCAGTGGAAATATGGCTATAAAAACAACGATTCTGGATTGAGTAAAAATTTAGATTGTATGGATCAGGAAgagcaaaataaagaaggaaaaaatggaagcagtaataaaaatggtaaaactTTTATGAATGGTGTAAACCCCCCTGTTTTCATTGCTTCTTGggatttttacaataatttttattatccatATATGAGaaattttattgaaaaactattaaacatatttcaaattaatatttatgaacaaaTCATAAGCAATATagatctttttaaaatatcagaAAGAGATGAtgtatatatcaaaaaagaaaagaagaccGACGAACGGAATAATACCAGGTTGATATTATTAGACAGAGTaacaaaatttacaaatatatttgatgAAGTAATGTttgataatattttgaaaaaaccCACATATGAAAttccaaaaaatattaacttaATATCCATATTTCCTAATGGTCaggaaatttatttttataacaatttaaacgaaaaaatagaaaCGGCTGTTTCATTTATGGAATGGggtgttatatatataaacaatttttttaatcgtttgaataatattgataagagaaaaaaaattattgacgTATCAGGTCAGTCCCATATAATTAGTGGGATTTTTGTTTCTAATATAAGAGGATTTTTAGGGTTATGTGCAAATTTTCCTGACTGTGtccataatatttttaattcggATACATATCAAATTGAATATGTAAAAACTTATTCAAGAGATAATGAGAGCtcattttcttatataattactACCTATGATGGtttctctttttcctttatttatgatattcCCTTGAAAAGTGGAATATCCGACTATGAAACATTAGTATTAGCAAGGGAAGCGTATACATATTACATAGTAGAAGCCTTAAACAATGTACAAAAATTTGTCGATATATCAAatatgagtatatatataagaattcCATTGCACACACGTGACGTGTATAacaacattttaaataatattgacTGTAGCTTAGACTATATGACTGGGAAGAAGTGTAGGGTACATCATATAGATAGAGCAGTTGAAAAAAGTTTTCATTCGCATTTGAAAGATAACGGCGATGGTACTAATAACAGTGTAATGCGCAAAAGGGAAATATACTTTAAGGCGGCAGTAACATTAGCTCAGTCCGCTTATCAGGACTCACTGCAG cTTCTAAAGGACGACACAATTTCTATATATGATATCCTGTCAAAAGATTTTTTATTAGCATCTGTTCTTCCAATACTTATTCCGTATATAATTCCAGTAACAATTGCCCTATGCAG AGAGCTCTTCAaaggatttaaaaaaaaaaaaatgaagtcAGATTGA